The Pantoea phytobeneficialis genome has a segment encoding these proteins:
- a CDS encoding YjiG family protein, translating into MSNNAPSRVNNNPFDIFIVGARKGFHIAIHNLMPNVVMAYVLAEVLNLLGIMQFLGHLFAPVMGLFGLPGEAITVLLTAWLSSSAAVGVAVSLLTKGTLSGADITILAPAIFLMGSQLQYMGRLLGVADVPKKYWPLLMLTSIINAVIAMLVMRFFV; encoded by the coding sequence ATGTCAAATAATGCTCCGTCACGGGTGAATAATAACCCGTTCGATATTTTTATCGTGGGTGCGCGTAAAGGCTTCCATATCGCTATCCATAATCTGATGCCAAATGTGGTGATGGCTTATGTGCTGGCGGAAGTGCTGAATCTGCTGGGCATTATGCAATTCCTCGGGCATCTCTTTGCCCCGGTGATGGGGCTGTTTGGCCTACCGGGGGAAGCCATTACTGTGTTGCTGACGGCCTGGTTATCCTCCTCGGCAGCAGTGGGGGTGGCAGTCAGTCTGCTGACCAAAGGGACTCTGAGCGGAGCGGATATCACTATCCTGGCCCCGGCAATTTTCCTGATGGGATCACAGTTGCAATACATGGGTCGCCTGTTGGGTGTTGCCGATGTGCCGAAGAAATACTGGCCGCTGTTGATGCTGACCAGCATCATCAATGCGGTGATCGCCATGCTTGTGATGCGTTTTTTTGTTTAG
- a CDS encoding M20 peptidase aminoacylase family protein, with protein sequence MSNVLEHYHFLHEIPELGFQEFKTSAYIADQLEQAGIKVTRGINNTTGIVAEIDSGVPGPVLALRADMDALGHVIDGVACARHTCGHDGHSSVVLTAAQELLKEGAIKKGRLKLLFQPAEELGAGALSMIEGGAMEDVEMILGFHVRPLEECHVGQATPAVIYSACSTLEATIKGVPAHAARPHLGVNALDAAVQAVQAVNSIHLSPGLNWSVKATRFLCDAGVTNSVPDEARVVWDLRSQENEPMDILKQKVTQAVLNSVAALGATAEVVVLKEMPAAEIHEEATAVIRAAIVDVLGEEGLLGAKTTPGSEDFFYYPVKCPTVKAGFWGLGTNLVPGLHHPEMRFELSSLEIGVKIFKAAVTRVLG encoded by the coding sequence GTGTCCAACGTCTTAGAACATTATCATTTTCTGCATGAAATCCCGGAACTGGGTTTTCAGGAGTTTAAAACTTCAGCCTATATCGCCGACCAGCTGGAACAGGCGGGGATCAAAGTCACTCGCGGCATTAACAACACCACCGGCATTGTGGCGGAAATTGACAGCGGTGTGCCCGGCCCGGTGCTGGCATTGCGTGCGGATATGGATGCACTGGGACATGTCATTGATGGTGTCGCTTGTGCACGCCATACCTGCGGTCATGATGGTCACTCCTCGGTGGTTCTGACTGCCGCACAGGAGCTGTTGAAAGAAGGGGCAATCAAAAAAGGCCGCCTGAAGTTATTGTTCCAACCCGCTGAGGAACTGGGCGCAGGCGCGCTGTCGATGATCGAGGGCGGGGCGATGGAGGATGTCGAGATGATCCTCGGTTTCCATGTGCGCCCGCTGGAAGAATGCCATGTGGGACAGGCGACGCCTGCGGTGATCTATTCTGCCTGTAGCACGCTGGAAGCGACCATCAAAGGCGTTCCGGCCCATGCGGCACGCCCGCACCTTGGCGTGAATGCGCTCGACGCGGCGGTACAGGCGGTGCAGGCCGTGAACAGTATCCATCTGTCACCGGGGCTGAACTGGAGCGTCAAAGCGACACGTTTTCTCTGTGATGCCGGTGTCACCAACTCGGTACCGGATGAAGCGCGCGTGGTGTGGGACCTGCGTTCGCAGGAAAACGAACCGATGGATATCCTCAAACAAAAAGTGACGCAGGCGGTGCTCAATAGCGTTGCGGCACTGGGGGCAACTGCCGAGGTGGTGGTGCTCAAGGAAATGCCTGCGGCGGAGATCCATGAGGAAGCGACGGCGGTGATTCGGGCGGCGATTGTTGATGTGCTGGGCGAAGAGGGGCTGCTGGGCGCGAAAACGACGCCAGGCAGTGAAGATTTCTTCTATTACCCGGTGAAATGCCCAACGGTGAAAGCCGGATTCTGGGGATTAGGCACCAACCTGGTGCCGGGCCTGCATCACCCTGAGATGCGTTTTGAACTGAGTTCGCTGGAAATTGGGGTGAAGATCTTCAAAGCCGCCGTAACACGGGTGCTGGGTTAG
- the prfC gene encoding peptide chain release factor 3, which translates to MSNAPFLQEVARRRTFAIISHPDAGKTTITEKVLLFGQAIQTAGTVKGRGSNQHAKSDWMEMEKQRGISITTSVMQFPYRDSLVNLLDTPGHEDFSEDTYRTLTAVDCCLMVIDAAKGVEDRTRKLMEVTRLRDTPIITFMNKLDRDIRDPMELLDEVENELKIACAPITWPIGCGKLFKGVYHLYNDETYLYQTGQGHTIQEVRIVKGLNNPDLDKAVGEDLAQQLRDELELVQGASNEFDEELFLSGEITPVFFGTALGNFGVDHMLDGLVSWAPAPMPRQSDTRTVEAKEEKFSGFVFKIQANMDPKHRDRVAFMRVVSGKYEKGMKLRQVRIGKDVVISDALTFMAGDRSHVEEAYPGDIIGLHNHGTIQIGDTFTQGENMKFTGIPNFAPELFRRIRLRDPLKQKQLLKGLVQLSEEGAVQVFRPVHNNDLIVGAVGVLQFDVVVARLKSEYNVEAIYESVNVATARWVECADVKKFDEFQRKNEINLALDGGDNLTYIAPTMVNLNITQERYPDVTFRKTREH; encoded by the coding sequence ATGTCTAATGCTCCCTTTTTACAAGAGGTGGCGCGCCGCCGTACCTTCGCGATCATTTCGCACCCGGACGCCGGTAAAACCACTATCACCGAGAAAGTTCTGCTGTTCGGACAGGCGATCCAGACCGCCGGTACGGTAAAAGGCCGTGGATCAAACCAACACGCCAAATCCGACTGGATGGAGATGGAGAAGCAGCGTGGTATCTCCATCACCACCTCGGTGATGCAGTTCCCCTATCGTGACAGCCTGGTGAACCTGCTGGATACCCCCGGGCACGAAGACTTCTCGGAAGATACCTACCGTACGCTGACGGCGGTGGACTGCTGCCTGATGGTGATCGATGCCGCCAAAGGTGTTGAAGATCGTACCCGTAAGCTGATGGAAGTGACCCGTCTGCGTGATACGCCGATCATCACCTTTATGAACAAACTTGACCGTGATATCCGCGACCCGATGGAGCTGCTGGATGAAGTCGAGAACGAGCTGAAGATCGCCTGTGCGCCTATTACCTGGCCGATCGGCTGCGGCAAACTGTTTAAAGGCGTGTATCACCTCTATAACGATGAAACCTATCTGTACCAGACTGGTCAGGGGCACACCATTCAGGAAGTGCGTATCGTTAAAGGGCTGAACAATCCGGATCTCGACAAAGCCGTCGGTGAAGATCTGGCGCAGCAGCTGCGCGATGAGCTGGAGCTGGTGCAGGGTGCATCCAACGAATTTGATGAAGAGTTGTTCCTGAGCGGCGAAATCACCCCGGTGTTTTTCGGCACCGCGCTGGGTAACTTTGGCGTTGACCATATGCTGGATGGCCTGGTTTCCTGGGCACCGGCACCGATGCCGCGTCAGAGCGACACCCGTACCGTGGAAGCTAAAGAAGAGAAGTTCAGCGGCTTCGTGTTCAAGATTCAGGCCAACATGGACCCGAAACACCGCGACCGCGTGGCTTTTATGCGCGTGGTATCCGGTAAATATGAGAAGGGCATGAAGCTGCGTCAGGTTCGCATCGGCAAAGATGTGGTGATCTCTGACGCGCTGACCTTTATGGCCGGTGACCGTTCACATGTGGAAGAAGCCTATCCGGGCGATATCATCGGTCTGCACAACCACGGCACCATCCAGATTGGCGACACCTTCACCCAGGGTGAGAACATGAAGTTCACCGGTATTCCGAACTTCGCCCCTGAGCTATTCCGTCGTATTCGCCTGCGCGATCCGCTGAAGCAGAAACAATTGCTGAAGGGTTTGGTACAGCTGTCGGAAGAGGGCGCAGTACAGGTATTCCGTCCGGTGCATAACAACGATTTGATCGTTGGTGCGGTGGGTGTGTTGCAGTTTGACGTGGTAGTCGCGCGCCTGAAAAGCGAATACAACGTTGAAGCAATTTACGAATCGGTCAACGTGGCAACCGCGCGTTGGGTTGAATGTGCTGACGTGAAGAAATTCGATGAATTTCAACGTAAAAACGAGATCAACCTTGCGCTGGATGGCGGCGATAACCTGACCTATATTGCCCCAACCATGGTGAATCTGAATATCACCCAGGAACGTTATCCTGACGTGACTTTCCGCAAAACGCGCGAGCATTAA
- the osmY gene encoding molecular chaperone OsmY, with protein sequence MIKTKIAKTLIAALAGSALMSGAALADESLTQKAQATADSAGAKIDSSMKKVGGYMDDSGITAKAKAALVDDEAIKSTDISVNTHQGVVTLSGFVTSQDQAEKAVAVVQKVEGVKSVSDKLHVKDSKTTSLKGYAGDAATTSEIKAKLLADDIVPSRNVKVETTDGVVQLSGTVANKAQSDRAEQIAKAIEGVKSVKNDLTIKS encoded by the coding sequence ATGATTAAGACTAAGATTGCCAAAACACTGATTGCCGCTCTGGCGGGTTCGGCCCTGATGAGTGGCGCAGCACTGGCCGATGAATCCCTGACGCAAAAAGCGCAGGCGACCGCCGACAGTGCCGGGGCAAAAATCGATAGCTCTATGAAAAAAGTCGGTGGGTATATGGATGACAGCGGCATCACCGCCAAAGCGAAAGCGGCGCTGGTGGATGATGAAGCGATAAAAAGCACGGATATCTCAGTAAACACGCATCAGGGCGTAGTGACCTTGAGCGGTTTTGTCACCTCTCAGGATCAGGCGGAAAAAGCCGTAGCCGTGGTGCAGAAAGTTGAAGGGGTGAAATCCGTCAGTGACAAACTGCACGTTAAAGACAGCAAAACCACCTCACTGAAAGGTTATGCCGGGGATGCGGCAACCACCAGTGAAATCAAAGCTAAACTTTTAGCGGATGACATCGTGCCATCACGCAACGTGAAGGTGGAAACCACGGATGGCGTGGTGCAGTTGTCCGGTACGGTTGCCAACAAGGCGCAGTCGGACCGCGCTGAACAAATCGCCAAAGCCATTGAAGGCGTGAAAAGTGTCAAGAATGACCTGACGATTAAATCTTAA
- a CDS encoding DUF1328 domain-containing protein, with the protein MFRWGIIFLVIALIAAALGFGGLAGTAAWAAKIVFIVGIILFLISLFTGRKRP; encoded by the coding sequence ATGTTTCGTTGGGGCATTATCTTTCTGGTGATCGCACTGATTGCTGCAGCATTAGGATTTGGCGGTCTGGCGGGTACGGCAGCATGGGCGGCTAAAATTGTCTTTATTGTCGGTATTATTCTGTTCCTCATCAGCCTGTTTACCGGGCGTAAACGACCCTGA
- a CDS encoding patatin-like phospholipase family protein, which translates to MGIRIPVTLGTIEPLALTPFKSNKIALVCEGGGQRGIFTAGVLDEFQRAGFNPFDLMLGTSAGAQNLSAYVCAQPGYARRVITRYTTSKLFFDPVRFVRGGNLIDLDWLVDITSQELPLAMSTAEGLFAKGSEFYMCACRSDDYSAHYFSPTRNTWLDIIRASSAIPGFYRSGVEMDGISYLDGGISDAIPVREAARRGADTVVVIRTVPSQMSYTPKWIKRMERWLSDSALQPMINILHQHEESYHDIQQFIDQPPGDLRIIEIFPPKPLASNALGSRIASLNQDYHLGRRCGRYFLATLGQWLSDAEPFVRHTVVTPPAAVANAPDNREVNTPDVAGNDADYDAGSLA; encoded by the coding sequence TTGGGTATACGCATCCCTGTGACGCTGGGAACCATCGAACCCTTAGCGCTCACGCCCTTCAAATCAAACAAAATTGCGCTGGTGTGCGAAGGTGGCGGTCAACGTGGCATCTTTACCGCCGGAGTGCTGGATGAGTTTCAGCGCGCAGGCTTCAATCCTTTTGATCTGATGCTTGGCACCTCCGCAGGCGCACAAAATCTCTCAGCGTATGTCTGCGCCCAACCGGGTTATGCGCGGCGCGTGATCACCCGTTACACCACCAGCAAACTCTTCTTTGATCCGGTGCGTTTTGTGCGTGGCGGAAATCTGATCGATCTGGACTGGCTGGTAGATATCACCAGTCAGGAGCTGCCGTTGGCGATGAGCACGGCGGAGGGGCTGTTTGCCAAAGGCAGTGAGTTTTATATGTGCGCTTGCCGCAGCGATGATTACAGCGCGCATTACTTCAGCCCAACCCGCAATACCTGGCTCGATATCATCAGAGCCTCCAGTGCCATTCCGGGGTTCTATCGCAGCGGCGTGGAGATGGATGGCATCAGTTATCTGGATGGCGGTATCAGCGATGCCATTCCGGTGCGTGAGGCGGCCCGGCGGGGTGCCGATACCGTTGTGGTGATTCGCACCGTTCCGTCGCAGATGTCGTACACACCGAAATGGATCAAGCGCATGGAACGCTGGCTGAGCGACAGCGCTTTGCAGCCAATGATCAACATCTTGCATCAGCACGAAGAAAGTTATCATGATATTCAACAATTTATCGATCAGCCGCCGGGGGATTTGCGCATTATCGAGATCTTCCCACCCAAACCGTTAGCCAGTAACGCGCTGGGCAGTCGCATCGCCTCGTTGAATCAGGATTACCATCTGGGGCGGCGCTGCGGCCGCTATTTCCTGGCCACGCTCGGGCAGTGGCTGAGTGATGCCGAACCATTTGTGCGGCATACTGTCGTTACGCCACCTGCTGCGGTGGCGAATGCGCCGGATAACCGCGAGGTCAACACGCCAGACGTGGCCGGTAACGATGCTGATTATGATGCAGGTTCGCTGGCATGA
- a CDS encoding TatD family hydrolase, with amino-acid sequence MRFIDTHCHFDFPPFVDAAEASIVRAAQAGVERIIVPSVDASRFALVSQLAQQHAALYAALGLHPIQIAVHQDTHLDQLTDCLHTPDVKRVALGEIGLDLYMDDPQFDKQTRLLDGQLKLAKRFDLPVILHSRRTHDQLALHLRRHDLPRRGVVHGFAGSLQQAQRFIQLGYAIGVGGTITYERASKTRNTIAALPLDSLLLETDAPDMPLNGYQGEPNRPERARLVFDVLCQLRREPPDVIADALWQNSLRVFNLPD; translated from the coding sequence ATGAGATTTATCGATACCCACTGCCATTTTGACTTCCCGCCGTTTGTTGATGCGGCGGAAGCGAGCATTGTGCGTGCTGCGCAGGCAGGGGTTGAACGTATTATTGTACCCAGCGTCGATGCCAGCCGCTTTGCGCTGGTCAGCCAGCTGGCACAACAACATGCCGCGTTATATGCCGCGCTGGGGCTGCATCCGATTCAGATCGCCGTGCATCAGGATACGCACCTTGATCAACTGACGGATTGTCTGCACACCCCGGACGTAAAACGCGTGGCATTGGGGGAGATCGGACTCGATCTGTATATGGACGATCCCCAGTTCGACAAACAAACCCGGCTGCTGGATGGGCAGTTGAAGCTAGCCAAACGTTTCGATCTGCCGGTGATCCTCCATTCACGTCGTACCCACGATCAGCTGGCGCTGCATTTGCGCCGTCACGATCTGCCGCGCCGTGGTGTGGTGCACGGTTTTGCCGGTAGCCTGCAACAGGCACAGCGTTTTATCCAACTTGGCTATGCGATCGGCGTCGGTGGCACCATTACCTATGAACGCGCCAGTAAAACGCGTAACACCATCGCAGCATTGCCGCTGGATTCCCTGTTACTGGAAACCGATGCGCCTGATATGCCGCTGAACGGTTATCAGGGCGAACCCAATCGCCCGGAGCGAGCACGGCTGGTGTTTGATGTCTTGTGCCAGCTACGCCGTGAGCCGCCGGATGTCATCGCTGATGCGCTATGGCAAAACAGCCTGCGCGTCTTCAATCTCCCCGACTGA
- the deoC gene encoding deoxyribose-phosphate aldolase encodes MTDFTAAAQRALQLMDLTTLNDDDTDEKVIALCRQAKSPAGNTAAICIYPRFIPVARKALREQGTPEIRIATVTNFPHGNDDLDIALAETRAAIAYGADEVDVVFPYRALLAGNRQIGFDLVKACKEACAASGVLLKVIIESGELKDAALIREASEIAIDAGADFIKTSTGKVPVNATPETAAIMLSVIRDKGVQQQVGFKPAGGVRSAEDAAHYLQLADDILGAGWADARHFRFGASSLLASLLNTLGHVTTASKAGY; translated from the coding sequence ATGACTGATTTCACCGCAGCCGCGCAGCGCGCACTGCAACTGATGGATTTGACCACACTGAACGATGACGATACTGACGAAAAAGTGATCGCGCTGTGCCGCCAGGCCAAATCACCCGCTGGTAACACCGCCGCTATCTGTATCTACCCGCGCTTTATCCCGGTGGCGCGCAAAGCGTTGCGCGAGCAGGGCACACCGGAAATCCGTATCGCCACGGTGACCAACTTCCCGCATGGCAATGATGATCTGGATATCGCACTGGCGGAAACCCGCGCGGCGATCGCTTACGGTGCCGATGAGGTGGATGTGGTGTTCCCGTATCGCGCGCTGCTGGCGGGCAATCGTCAGATCGGTTTTGATCTGGTGAAAGCCTGCAAAGAAGCTTGTGCGGCATCTGGTGTATTGCTGAAAGTCATTATCGAAAGCGGTGAACTGAAAGATGCGGCGTTAATCCGTGAGGCTTCCGAAATCGCTATCGATGCCGGTGCCGACTTTATCAAAACCTCCACCGGTAAGGTGCCGGTCAACGCCACGCCGGAAACCGCCGCTATCATGCTGAGCGTGATCCGCGATAAAGGCGTGCAGCAGCAGGTCGGTTTTAAACCGGCAGGTGGCGTGCGCAGCGCAGAGGATGCGGCCCATTATCTGCAACTGGCCGACGATATCCTTGGTGCGGGTTGGGCGGATGCTCGCCATTTCCGTTTTGGCGCTTCCAGCCTGTTGGCGAGCCTGCTTAATACGCTGGGCCATGTCACCACCGCCAGCAAAGCTGGGTATTAA
- the deoA gene encoding thymidine phosphorylase — translation MFLPQEIIRKKRDGRELSEAEIRFFINGVRDNSVSEGQIAALAMTIWFHDMSLAERVALTMAMRDSGTVLNWQALNLNGPIVDKHSTGGVGDVTSLMLGPMIAACGGYVPMISGRGLGHTGGTLDKLEAIPGFDIFPSDDRFREIIKENGVAIIGQTNSLAPADKRFYATRDITATVDSIPLITASILAKKLAEGLDALVMDVKVGSGAFMPTFEASENLAQAIVGVANGAGCKTTALLTDMNQVLASSAGNALEVREAVQFLTGEARNPRLLEVTLALCSEMLISGKLASNDSEARQQLQRVLDNGQAAEVFGRMVAAQQGPTDFIQRMDHYLPAAMLSKAVYADQPGIVSAMDTRALGMAVVALGGGRQRASDTIDYSVGLSEMITLGAQADAQRPLAVIHAATEAQWQQAAAAVKAAITLSDTAPPETPVVYRRISE, via the coding sequence TTGTTCCTGCCACAAGAAATTATTCGCAAAAAACGCGATGGTCGTGAGTTGAGCGAAGCGGAGATCCGTTTCTTTATCAACGGTGTGCGTGATAACAGCGTATCAGAGGGACAAATCGCCGCGCTGGCGATGACCATCTGGTTCCACGATATGTCGCTGGCCGAACGCGTGGCGCTGACGATGGCGATGCGTGATTCCGGCACGGTGTTGAACTGGCAGGCGCTGAACCTCAACGGGCCAATTGTCGATAAACATTCAACCGGCGGCGTGGGTGATGTGACTTCGCTGATGCTTGGCCCGATGATCGCCGCCTGTGGTGGTTATGTGCCGATGATCTCGGGTCGTGGTCTTGGCCATACCGGCGGCACGCTGGATAAGCTGGAAGCGATCCCCGGTTTTGACATCTTCCCGAGCGATGATCGTTTCCGCGAGATCATCAAAGAAAATGGGGTGGCGATCATCGGTCAGACCAACTCGCTGGCACCGGCTGACAAACGTTTTTACGCGACACGCGATATCACCGCCACCGTTGATTCGATCCCGCTGATCACCGCCTCGATCCTGGCGAAAAAGCTGGCGGAAGGGCTGGATGCGTTGGTGATGGATGTCAAAGTGGGCAGCGGTGCCTTTATGCCAACCTTTGAAGCCTCAGAAAACCTGGCACAGGCGATTGTCGGCGTTGCCAATGGCGCAGGGTGCAAAACCACCGCGCTGCTGACCGACATGAATCAGGTGCTGGCTTCCAGCGCCGGTAACGCCCTGGAAGTGCGTGAAGCGGTGCAGTTCCTTACCGGCGAAGCGCGTAATCCCCGCCTGCTGGAGGTGACGCTGGCGCTGTGCAGTGAAATGCTGATATCCGGCAAGCTGGCGTCAAATGACTCCGAGGCTCGGCAGCAACTGCAACGGGTGCTGGATAACGGCCAGGCGGCAGAGGTGTTTGGCCGTATGGTAGCCGCGCAGCAAGGCCCGACGGACTTTATCCAGCGTATGGACCATTACCTGCCTGCCGCCATGCTCAGTAAAGCGGTGTATGCCGACCAGCCGGGCATTGTCAGCGCGATGGATACCCGCGCCCTCGGCATGGCGGTGGTGGCACTGGGCGGTGGTCGTCAACGCGCCAGCGATACCATTGATTACAGCGTTGGTCTGAGCGAAATGATTACCCTTGGGGCGCAGGCTGATGCACAACGCCCACTGGCGGTAATCCACGCCGCAACCGAAGCGCAATGGCAGCAGGCTGCCGCTGCGGTCAAAGCAGCCATCACCCTGAGTGACACTGCGCCGCCTGAGACGCCGGTGGTTTATCGCCGCATCAGCGAATAG
- the deoB gene encoding phosphopentomutase → MKRAFIMVLDSFGIGSSKDAAKFGDEGSDTLGHIAEACFAGQANEGREGPLHLPNLTALGLGKAAELSTGRFPPGLDPRAEIIGAYAYASELSSGKDTPSGHWEIAGVPVLFDWGYFSDKENSFPQELLDKLVQRADLPGYLGNCHSSGTVILDQLGEEHMKTGKPIFYTSADSVFQIACHEETFGLERLYELCEIAREELTEGGYNIGRVIARPFVGDKAGHFQRTGNRHDLAVEPPSPTMLKKLVDEKGGEVISVGKIADIYAQQGITQKVKATGLDELFDATIAQMKKAPDQSIVFTNFVDFDSTWGHRRDIAGYAGGLELFDRRLPELMELVKEDDILILTADHGCDPSWHGTEHTREHIPVLIYGPKVKPGSLGYRDTFADIGQTIAHYFGLSSMDYGKSML, encoded by the coding sequence ATGAAACGTGCTTTTATTATGGTGCTCGATTCCTTTGGGATCGGCTCCAGCAAAGACGCCGCTAAGTTCGGCGATGAAGGATCGGATACGCTCGGCCATATCGCCGAAGCGTGCTTTGCAGGCCAGGCCAATGAAGGCCGCGAAGGTCCGCTGCACTTGCCAAACCTCACCGCGCTGGGGTTGGGTAAAGCCGCTGAACTCTCCACCGGGCGTTTCCCGCCAGGGTTGGATCCGCGTGCGGAAATTATCGGCGCCTATGCCTACGCCAGTGAACTCTCCTCCGGTAAAGATACGCCGTCAGGCCATTGGGAAATTGCCGGTGTGCCGGTACTGTTCGACTGGGGCTACTTCAGCGACAAGGAGAACAGCTTCCCGCAGGAACTGCTGGATAAACTGGTACAACGCGCCGATCTGCCAGGCTACCTCGGCAACTGTCACTCATCCGGGACGGTGATCCTTGACCAACTCGGCGAGGAGCACATGAAAACCGGCAAGCCGATTTTCTACACCTCGGCGGATTCGGTATTCCAGATTGCCTGCCATGAAGAGACGTTTGGACTGGAGCGGCTGTACGAGCTGTGCGAAATCGCCCGTGAAGAGCTGACCGAAGGTGGCTACAACATTGGTCGTGTGATTGCGCGCCCGTTTGTTGGCGACAAGGCCGGTCACTTCCAGCGCACCGGCAACCGCCACGATCTCGCGGTTGAACCACCGTCACCGACCATGCTGAAAAAGCTGGTGGATGAGAAGGGCGGCGAAGTGATTTCCGTGGGCAAAATCGCGGATATCTACGCGCAGCAGGGCATCACGCAAAAAGTGAAAGCCACCGGTCTGGATGAATTGTTCGACGCCACGATCGCGCAAATGAAGAAAGCGCCGGATCAGTCGATTGTGTTCACCAACTTCGTCGATTTTGACTCGACCTGGGGCCATCGTCGCGATATCGCCGGTTATGCTGGCGGGCTGGAGCTGTTTGACCGTCGTCTGCCTGAGCTGATGGAACTGGTGAAGGAGGATGACATTCTGATCCTGACCGCCGACCACGGTTGTGACCCCAGCTGGCACGGTACCGAACATACCCGTGAGCATATTCCGGTGTTGATCTACGGCCCGAAAGTTAAACCCGGCTCTCTGGGTTATCGTGATACCTTTGCCGATATCGGCCAGACAATCGCACACTATTTTGGCCTGTCCAGCATGGACTACGGCAAAAGCATGCTGTAA
- the deoD gene encoding purine-nucleoside phosphorylase, translating into MATPHINAEMGDFADVVLMPGDPLRAKHIAETFLENAVEVNNVRGMLGYTGTYKGRKISVMGHGMGIPSCSIYAKELITEFGVKKIIRVGSCGAVRADVKLRDIVIGMGASTDSKVNRMRFKDHDFAAIADFDMVRNAVDAAKALGVDARVGNIFSADLFYTPDPQMFDVMEKYGILGVEMEAAGIYGVAAEFGAKALAICTVSDHIRTHEQTTAAERQTTFNDMIKIALESVLLGD; encoded by the coding sequence ATGGCAACGCCTCATATTAATGCAGAAATGGGTGATTTCGCGGACGTGGTTCTGATGCCGGGCGATCCGCTGCGTGCGAAGCACATTGCAGAAACCTTCCTCGAAAATGCGGTTGAAGTGAACAACGTACGCGGCATGCTGGGTTACACCGGGACGTACAAAGGTCGCAAAATTTCGGTGATGGGCCACGGTATGGGTATCCCATCCTGCTCGATCTACGCCAAAGAACTGATCACCGAGTTTGGTGTGAAGAAGATTATCCGTGTAGGTTCCTGCGGCGCGGTGCGTGCGGATGTGAAACTGCGCGATATCGTCATTGGTATGGGTGCCAGCACGGATTCCAAAGTGAACCGTATGCGCTTCAAAGACCACGATTTCGCTGCGATTGCCGATTTCGACATGGTGCGTAACGCCGTTGATGCGGCTAAAGCTCTGGGTGTTGACGCGCGCGTTGGTAACATCTTCTCCGCTGACCTGTTCTACACCCCGGACCCGCAGATGTTCGACGTCATGGAAAAGTACGGCATCCTCGGTGTGGAGATGGAAGCGGCGGGTATCTACGGCGTGGCAGCAGAATTTGGTGCCAAAGCGCTGGCGATCTGTACCGTGTCGGATCATATCCGTACCCACGAGCAGACCACTGCGGCTGAGCGTCAGACTACCTTCAACGATATGATTAAGATCGCGCTGGAGTCGGTGCTGCTGGGGGATTAA